The sequence TGTGAAGCATTCAAAGGCGTTGCAAAGGCCGAAACGTGAAAGATTTGCCGGTGTTTTCGGGCGATGTCATGGACTGGGCAATGTCCACTGAGGAGTTCCATCTTTGGAATCGTGATAACCTCAGAAGGCTAAACAAAGCACTGCATGGAAAAGCACGCACGACCGTGGAGCCATTGCTGTCGTCCCCGGATAATGTCGATCAAGTTATAAGGATGCTGAAATCGAACTTCGGGCGCACAGAATGGGTTGTAGCCAATCGGTTGGAAGCGCTTAGAAATTTGGATGCCATCAAAGAAGGAAGTATCGAATCATTCCGAGCCTTCTACAATGCGGTGGTCGGCACAAAAATTGCGATGCATAATGTTAAGGCAGATAACTACCTGTTGAACCCTGAACTCATTTCGCATCTGGCTGAAAATTACCTGTTTTCAGCAAGCAGATGTGGATTCGACACAAGGCAGCGCTAATAAAAGAAGACGTCGTGGTAGATTTCAACACTTTCGTCCGCTGGTTGGAGGATGAGATGGACAATCAACTAGCCAGCATCAACCCCGTGTTTGGAGCCAAGAAGCCGAATAACCAGGTGAAGCCGAGACAGGTCGTCTTCAACGTCAACAGTCGCGAAGAAGTAGCAGAAAAGAAGTGTCCCCTGTGCTCGGTAAGTTCGCATTCTAGTCTAGAAAAATGTGAGCAATTCCGTAAACTTTCGGTTGCACAACGTCGTTCTACTGCCAAATCGTGCAAAGTTTGCTACGTCTGCCTGTTATCGGATCACGCTAGGAGAAATTGCAAATCCGataaaaaatgttcaatttgcaACAAAAATCACCACGACCTGGTCCATAGCGACGATGTTTCTAGGAATAACAGGCCCAGCCGGTCGGATGTAGCGTCGAACGTGTGTAACATAAATGGCAAGAACGTCAATACACTGCTTCGTGTTGCCAAAGTCAAAGTTTGTGGTCCAAATGGCATCGAAGAAGTGTTTGCCCTGTTCGACGAAGGTTCATCGTTGTCTATGATGGATGCAGATGTTGCGACACGAATTGGATTACATGGACGGACTTCCACAGTAAACTACCGATGGACGAACGGCATTTCGCATAAGGAGGAGCATTCAATGATACTGTCATTCAACATCTCTGGGCCGTCGGAACAAGCAAAGTGGTTTAAAGCCAGTTGCATCCACACTGTGAAGAACCTCGATCTACCCTGTCGTGACTTCATGAAACCGCACGTCCTCGCGTCAACGAAATCGTTTCAAAACTGATTCATTCCTCTCCACCGCACTCAGTCATACACGCTCAAACAGAAGTCCCAAATTCATCACATTTAGACTAACTTCCGAAAATAGCCGAATATATTTTTCGATTCATATCATATGTTCTCTACATTCACCTTCTCCTCTACTCTCAAAGTCAAATGTGTGGGATTGTAATTTACACTTTCTACTCTAATTTTATGAACACAAAATTGAACATTTCAACTCTTGATAACAAACTATTAGTTAAGCTGCTGACTTAGATTATTCCCTCATGGGTCCTGTTTTCCATGCTCATAGAAGTATTCCAGCATCAAAGCAGACAAACGAATCTCAATTGTACCCAAATTTACACATTCTAACACTCGATAACTAACAACTACTGATTTTGGGTATGCCTTCAAGGGCAGAGTTTTTCTGGTTCAtaacatccttccagcatcaaatcagaaaatattggaCTTACTTCTTTgtacacaaatttatacgttcTAACACCCGATAACTAACAGCTGCTGATTTTGACTTTGCCGTCATGGggagagttttccaggctcataacatccttccagcatcaaatcagaaaatattggaCTTACTTCTCTgtacacaaatttatacgttcTAACACCCGATAACTAACAGCTGCTGATTTTGACTATGCCTTcatgggtagagttttccaggctcataacatccttccagcataaaatcagaaaatatttgactaacttctctgtacacaaatttatacgttcTCACACCCGATAACTAACAGCTGCTGATTTTGACTATGCTTTCAagggtagagttttccaggctcataacatccttccagcatcaaattagaaaatatttgacTTACTTCTCTGTACACAAATTTATACGCTCTCACACCCGATAACTAACAGCTGCTGATTTTGACTATGCCTTCAagggtagagttttccaggctcataacatccttccagcataaaatcagaaaatattggaCTTATTTCTCTgtacacaaatttatacgttcTAACACCCGATAACTAACAGCTGCTGATTTTGACTATGCCTTCAagggtagagttttccaggctcataacatccttccagcatcaaatcagaaaatattggaCTTATTTCTCTgtacacaaatttatacgttcTAACACCCAATAACTAACAACTGCTGATTTTGACTATGCCTTCATGGgcagagttttccaggctcataaTATCCTTCCAGCgccaaatcagaaaatattggaCTTACTTCTCTGTACACAAAATTTATACGTTCTCACACCCGATAACTAACAGCTGCTGATTTTGACTATGCCTTCAagggtagagttttccaggctcataacatccttccagcataaaatcagaaaatatttgacTAACTTCTCtgtatacaaatttatacgttctCACACCCGATAACTAACAGTTGCTGATTTTGACTATGCCTTCAagggtagagttttccaggctcataacatccttccagcatcaaatcagaaaatatttgacttacttctctgtacacaaatttatacgttcTAACACCCAATAACTAACAACTGCTGATTTTGACTATGCCTTcatgggtagagttttccaggctcataacatctttccagcatcaaatcagaaaatatttgacTTACTTCTCTGTACACAAATTTATACGCTCTCACACCCGATAACTAACAGCTGCTGATTTTGACTATGCCTTCAagggtagagttttccaggctcataacatccttccagcatcaaatcagaaaatattggaCTTATTTCTCTgtacacaaatttatacgttcTAACACCCAATAACTAACAACTGTTGATTTTGACTATGCCTTcatgggtagagttttccaggctcataacatccttccagcatcaaatcagaaaatattggaCTTACTTCTCTGTACACAAAATTTATACGTTCTCACACCCGATAACTAACAGCTGCTGATTTTGACTATGCCTTCAagggtagagttttccaggctcataacatccttccagcataaaatcagaaaatatttaacTAACTTCTCTgtacacaaatttatacgttcTCACACCCGATAACTAACAGTTGCTGATTTTGACTATGCCTTAAagggtagagttttccaggctcataacatccttccagcatcaaatcagaaaatatttgacTTACTTCTCTGTACACAAATTTATACGCTCTCACACCCGATAACTAACAGCTGCTGATTTTGACTATGCCTTCAagggtagagttttccaggctcataacatccttccagcataaaatcagaaaatatgggaCTTATTTCTCTgtacacaaatttatacgttcTAACACCCAATAACTAACAACTGCTGATTTTGATTATGCCTTcatgggtagagttttccaggctcataacatccttccagcatcaaatcagaaaatattggaCTTACTTCTCTGTACACAAAATTTATACGTTCTCACACCCGATAACTAACAGCTGCTGATTTTGACTATGCCTTCAagggtagagttttccaggctcataacatccttccagcataaaatcagaaaatatttgactaacttctctgtacacaaatttatacgttcTCACACCCGATAACTAACAGTTGCTGATTTTGACTATGCCTTCAagggtagagttttccaggctcataacatccttccagcatcaaatcagaaaatatttgactaacttctctgtacacaaatttatacgttcTCACACCCGATAACTAACAGCTGCTGATTTTGACTATGCCTTCAagggtagagttttccaggctcataacatccttccagcataaaatcagaaaatattggaCTTATTTCTCTgtacacaaatttatacgttcTAACACCCAATAACTAACAACTGCTGATTTTGACTATGCCTTcatgggtagagttttccaggctcataacatccttccagcatcaaatcagaaaatatttgacTTACTTCTCTGTACACAAATTTATACGCTCTCACACCCGATAACTAACAGCTGCTGATTTTGACTATGCCTTCAagggtagagttttccaggctcataacatccttccagcatcaaatcagaaaatatttgacTTACTTCTCTGTACACAAATTTATACGCTCTCACACCCGATAACTAACAGCTGCTGATTTTGACTATGCCTTCAagggtagagttttccaggctcataacatccttccagcataaaatcaaaaaatattggaCTTATTTCTCTgtacacaaatttatacgttcTAACATCCGATAACTAACAACTGCTGATTTTGACTGTGCCTTCATGGGTAGAGTTTCCAGGCTCATAACATCCTTCCAgcataaaatcagaaaatattggaCTTACTTCTCTGTACACAAATGTATACGTTCTAACACCCGATAACTAACAGCTGCTGATTTTGACTATGCCTTcatgggtagagttttccaggctcataacatcattccagcatcaaaatattgtgtcgccagcactaaattgtattccgacttccgacgttttacttccgaacttacttccgacaacatgaacgtcagaacaaaatttgaatttgctacCAATACATTGTCGGAAGAGCGTTCGGAAGTGTAGAAATTGACTTCCGAACTTAAGTTTGGTGCCAGCGACGTTGCCAGCTCGCaaacaagctcgattttgtgatagataacaccgtgcagtgctgcatatttattttatttttccgtgtgaatctcgtcggaagtgggccttgctgccagttcatcagcgtcatataaacaattttggtctaaatgcacaatatATACGTTCTAACACCCGATAACTAACAGCTGCTGATTTTGACTATGCCTTCATGCGTAGAGTCACTCCAGAGATGGATttccttgacccaactaggtccgatggcgattccggccatcgaccaactcactccagagttggatttccctgacccaactaggtccgatggcgattccggccattggccaactcactccagagttgaatttccttgacccaactaggtcctaTGGCGATTCCAGCCATTGACCAACTCACTTCAGAGTTGAATTTccctgacccaactaggtccgacggCGATTtcggccatcgaccaactcactccataGTTGGATTTccctgacccaactaggtccgatggcgattccggccatcgaccaactcactccagagttggatttccttGACCAAACTAGGACCGACGGTGATTCCGGCCATCTACCAACTctctccagagttggatttccctgacccaactaggtccgaagGCGATTCtggccatcgaccaactcactccagagttggatttccctgacccaactaggtccgatggcgattcttgccatcgaccaactcactccagagttggatttccctgacccaactaggtccgatggcgattccggccattggccaactcactccagagttggatttccttgacccaactaggtcctaTGGCGATTCCGGCCATTGACCAACTCACTTCAGAGTTGAATTTccctgacccaactaggtccgatggcgattccggccatcgaccaactcactccagagttggatttccctgacccaactaggtccgatggcgattccggccatcgaccaactcactccagagttggatttccttgacccaactaggtccgatggcgattctggccatcgaccaactcactccagagttggatttccctgacccaactaggtccgatggcgattcaggccatcgaccaactcactccagagttggatttccctgacccaactaggtccgacggcgattccggccatcgaccaactcactccagagttggatttccctgacccaactaggtccgacggcgattccggccatcgaccaactcactccagagttggatttccttgacccaactaggtccgacggCGATTCAGGCcgtcgaccaactcactccagagttggatttccttgacccaactaggtccgatggcgattccggccatcgaccaactcactccagagttggatttccctgacccaactaggtccgatggcgatttcggccatcgaccaactcactcgaGAGTTGGATTTccctgacccaactaggtccgacggcgattccggccatcgaccaactcactccagagttggatttccttgacccaactaggtccgatggcgattccggccatcgaccaactcactccagagttggatttccctgacccaactaggtccgacggcgattccggccatcgaccaacttactccagagttggatttccttGACCCAACTACACACAGCGAAAAAAAGTtgtgatttcaacatttttttaatttcatttcaaaagttTGCAAAATTTGGTATTTATAACAGCTAAAACTTTCCAGTCAAATGcaaaattgattgatttgaaaattttttctTAGTTTGAAGTTGTGATTTTTACAGTGTAACTTCTTAgaacaaaatttgtaaaatattcaaacaaACTACAATATTTTACGTTTTTGGTAACACTGggaggaaaaaaataatataactgGCAGCTCATGGCTGTTCGTCACTGACAGTTGCAAAAAAGCGCGCCTAAAaacttttctcttttttcaaacagGTAAATACTTTTGATACCTATTTTCTAAAAGTTATTTTGTcttatttaaatataattttagcACTTCACTGATCCCTGAGATACTGATCCGGCAAAACAAACTGCTGAAACCAAAAAACATAATTCAGCAGTTTGTTACAAAGCTGAAGCGATTATGCAGcagaaaaaaattgaaggaagGCGGAATAGGCGCAAATAATCCGCAAGATACGAATAGGTTACCGGCGGTTGATTGCAGGCACCCCTGGAGGAGCAGTTCACCGATGCGTGTGAGAGGGAGTTTGAGGAAAGCTGGATCAATGCGACCGACACATGCTGAAAAAACTTTTGGCCTCTTTTGGTAAGTGAATAAGTTTAGTGCAGCAATTATTCCGTTTCAAGTTATATCGATTATTTGTGTTTAATGAAGAATTTGCTTTCAGGAAGTAAATTAAACTTGGTGTTCACCGTTCGGGACAGTTCAGCCCAGGAGAAGGACCCACATATGGATGCTCTTTCGGATCTTTTCGCAAGTGAAGGAAACTTGGTGTTGATGGTTCGGGACAGTCCGGCCCAGCAGAAAGACCCACAGGCATGCTATTCCGGATCGCACGTCGTGCTTGACAAGCTGTCGCCGACATTTTCTTTGAGTCTTAGCCCGCAACATCCAACATAATGCATCAAACTGGTCCGGGAAGGGTTGATCTAAAACTTTATAATGTTATGTTATGTTAAATATTATAAGGTCAATAAATACTTTTGAGGGAATGGACGTTTCTCGCGTTtctaaattttccatttttttcttttttaaataattaaaacatGAATCAGAATACAATCGAAACTGACAAGCAAGTTTATCAAAGCAAaagcaaaatgaacttttattttaAGAGCAAAGTTATAAATTTAACAGTTGTGAGTAGTTAGAATTATAGCAAAGGCGACGATTCTGAAATAACAGTTCTGCCATTGTCAATCTCACAATGCTaaactttctactgaaaatcactaacgaattttctcaaatttaccAACGTTTTCTTAGTTTtaccaactatttttttttgtgtgtaggtCCGACGGCGATTCCGGCcgtcgaccaactcactccagagttggatttccttgacccaactaggtccgatggcgattccggccatcgaccaactcactccagagttggatttccttgacccaactaggtccgatggcgattccggccattgaccaactcactcctgagttggatttccttgacccaactaggtccgatggcgattccggccatTGACCAACTCACTTCAAAGTTGGAATTCCTTGACCCAAAGTTTGATTTTGgtcttttttcaaaattttattcggTTGCCATACACCCTATATCCTGGCAATAATCAATTAACACAATAAATTTTGAACATCAGTGAATCATCAGCATGCGGAATCGTAAAAAAACGTATTAACTTTATACTAGCTCACATAATGAAAATCAAGATTCTATTCAGTCAGAATATTATGTATATTGTTACAAAAGCCATTATTTGCATTGTACAGTTCCAGGCCAAAACTCAACATATCATCATCAGCATTTATTAATTATTAGCTGACAAGACAATTCATATGTGCTACATTGTGGTCGAGAACGTTTGCTATGTGATCTTTGCAAACAAATCGAAAttatagtttttcaaaattttactcGTGACCTATACCTGACATCAGTGAGAAACAATAGTAGTAACTTACGTCGACCATAATATGTTCATAAATCTTTAACAACTCTATTGCTTTTGCATCTGTGCTTCGATTTGCATGTTCATTTCGAGGAATCTCGCGATATTTACATATagcttcttcttcctcttcttggAAACAACATTGGAAGAAATTTTACCGTATATTCACAGAGattggttttacgtaaaacaattAAAGAATTATAGACAAACCTCCGCTTCAATATTGTCATAATTTTTACTTTCAAATCTAAATCTGTCAAAACGATTTCAATTTCAAAGCAAACATTCCCTCCATGATTGCTCGGAATGTGACAGGTGACAAGGAGTCCGTtacattttaattaaaatacCCCAGCTTTCGTTTTAGCATGACGATTATATAATTACCAGCACCACATAACATGATGCATGCGACTGTCTTCTTCCGTACCCCTCTTTTTTAATACGCTTGTACATCGCAAGGGATGGAAAACAAAACCAATCATCAAAATCCACTATATTACTTTAGAGACTCACTTACAAATTATGCATCCCAAGATAAACACTCGGATTGTGATCATCTCCATCAGCCTCTGTCGAATCGCACCGGAGCGCAAAAATATATATCAATTTCGAAGAAAACATTTTATCCTAAATATTGGTACATTGAATAGACTCTCGCTATTATCAACAACACAACAATGACAAACCAGTGACAATAGACAACACCACAAGACGGCGACATGAGCCAACCATAACCTTATCTGTCACTGTACGCACACTAACAAAACCTAttgacgattaaaggttgcatgaagaagaagaagtcgaaggatgatatttgaaaaatattgcatggggaagcatacgggaagttttttaaaactcttctaaaaaattctaggagcaatttaattaaaaacggttagcagtacggggttggactatccttctactgcatatgaaacgcaatttttcgatttcaaattttattttatgatatcatatctaatacacagtataagaaaagtccaactccgtactgctttccgtttttaattaaattgcttctagaatttttgagaagagttttaaaaaaattctcgtattttttcaaatatcatccttcgacttcttcttcttcatgcaacctttaatcgccaataACCAACAACCCAAAAACTAACTTCGATAATCAGTGAAGAAGACGGAGCACTCAACACGCAAATTCCATGCATTCCACAGAATCCTTCCACTTGAAACCAATTATCACAGatgtggtagtagcggattgaCAAACGCAACAAAAAAGACGCACTGGCCGAGCATAAACTTTCTTTTGGGAGCAAAAGTTCGCGAACCGACTGCGACATTGTCGTGACTTCATGAAACCGCACGTCCTCGCGTCAACGAAATCGTTTCAAAACTGATTCATTCCTCTCCACCCTCTCCACCGCACTCAGTCATACACGCTCAAACAGAAGTCCCAAATTCATCACATTTAGACTAACTTCCGAAAATAGCCGAATATATTTTTCGATTCATATCATATGTTCTCTACATACCCATAGTGAAATTCGACGTTGCGAAGGTGAAGAAGCGATATCCAATGCTCGATGAGGATAAGCTGAACGCGGTTCAAAACGCTCGCCCCTGCATGCTAATCGGTTCGAACAACGCAGGCTTGATTGTGCTATTGAAAACAGTTCAATATTCACTGGATGGACTGCAGTTGACACGTTGTCACTTGGGCTGGACTATACATGGCGTAATCGAACCCAACGGAGCTGGAGATTCTGACAATCATGCGTTTCTATGCTCTGAGGACGATGACATCGAACTAACGGAGTTAATCAAGCAGATGTACAAAGTGGAAAACTTCGGAATCATTGGGCAACTGCCGAAGATATCAGACGAGGATCAACGCGCCATTGATATCATGAACCGTACAATTATGCGCCGCGGAGAGCGCTTCGAAGTGGGACAAATCTATAAATATAACAACTTTACGTTCCCGGACAGCAAACCGCAAGCCCTCAGGCGCCTTCAAGTCATGGAAAAGAAAATGGACTCAAATCCTGATTTCGCTGCAAAGTACTGTAGCAAAATAGAAGACTGCATCGAAAAAGGATACGCTCGGAAGCTGGAACCTGATGAGCTTCATGAAACTTCAAACACCTGGTACCTGCCACACTTCAGCGTGGAAACCGCCGGGAAATTTCGACTGGTTATGGATGCCAAAGCAAAATCCCACGGTTTCTCTCTCAACGATCTGTTGCTGAAGGGCCCCGACTTCGTTCCTCCATTGATTGCGGTTCTGATGCGTGCACGAAGGAAGAAGTTCGCCTTTGTAGCAGACATAAAGGAAATGTTCCACCAGATCCTTATTCGTCGAGTGGATCAGGACTCCCAGCGTTTCTTTTTCCGAGGCATGGATCGCTCCATGCCACCCGACGTGTATGTAATGATGGTGATGATTTTCGGAGCTGTGTCCTCTCCTTCCATGGCgcaattcattaaaaatttcaacGCCAAAGAGTTGGAAGAAGTGTTTCCCGGCGTGGAACGAGCCGTTTTGAAGCAACACTATGTGGACGACTTTTTTGATTGCGCGGACACCGAGGAGGACGCTGTTGAACTTGTTCAGCGTGTCATCAAGGTACATAAGCACGGCGGATTTAAGCTAACCAAATTTTTGTCAAACTCTGAAGTGATCCTGAATTCACTGGATAGAGAATCGATCGCTGAGAATGATACAGGTACCACTAGTGTGCTTGGCATAGTTTGGGACCTTCGTTCTGATGAGTTCGTGTTTTCGTTGGAATTCCCAAAGCTAATTGAATGTTTCCGAACCGGCGAGAGTATTCCTACAAAACGACAGTTATTAAGGTTCATGATGGGCATCTTCGATCCGTTGTGTCTGCTTAGCCCAATCACAATACAGTTGAAGATAATTTTCCAGGAACTATGGCGTCTGCAGATAGGCTGGGACGATGAGATTCCAGATGGTTTGGCTTCGAGATGGAATGAGTGGTTGCGTGAAACTGCGAAGCTGAAAGAAGTTCGTGTCTCAAGGTACTATTTCCCTGAGCTACCATCGTTTTCCAATGCCGAACTGCATGCTTTCTCTGACGCGAGTGACAAGGCCTTCGCTTGTGCGATTTACATGGTTCATCGTCAGGGAAGGTAAATCGCATGTGGCCTTGGTCTATCTGAAAGTCGAGAGTTGCTCCCCTGAAGTCGTCAACTGTGCCACGTTTGGAGCTTCAAGGCTGTCTTCTTGCAAGCCAGATGAT comes from Armigeres subalbatus isolate Guangzhou_Male chromosome 2, GZ_Asu_2, whole genome shotgun sequence and encodes:
- the LOC134209813 gene encoding uncharacterized protein LOC134209813 yields the protein MSTEEFHLWNRDNLRRLNKALHGKARTTVEPLLSSPDNVDQVIRMLKSNFGRTEWVVANRLEALRNLDAIKEGSIESFRAFYNAVVGTKIAMHNVKADNYLKQMWIRHKAALIKEDVVVDFNTFVRWLEDEMDNQLASINPVFGAKKPNNQVKPRQVVFNVNSREEVAEKKCPLCSVSSHSSLEKCEQFRKLSVAQRRSTAKSCKVCYVCLLSDHARRNCKSDKKCSICNKNHHDLVHSDDVSRNNRPSRSDVASNVCNINGKNVNTLLRVAKVKVCGPNGIEEVFALFDEGSSLSMMDADVATRIGLHGRTSTVNYRWTNGISHKEEHSMILSFNISGPSEQAKWFKASCIHTVKNLDLPCRDFMKPHVLASTKSFQN
- the LOC134209815 gene encoding uncharacterized protein LOC134209815, whose amino-acid sequence is MLDEDKLNAVQNARPCMLIGSNNAGLIVLLKTVQYSLDGLQLTRCHLGWTIHGVIEPNGAGDSDNHAFLCSEDDDIELTELIKQMYKVENFGIIGQLPKISDEDQRAIDIMNRTIMRRGERFEVGQIYKYNNFTFPDSKPQALRRLQVMEKKMDSNPDFAAKYCSKIEDCIEKGYARKLEPDELHETSNTWYLPHFSVETAGKFRLVMDAKAKSHGFSLNDLLLKGPDFVPPLIAVLMRARRKKFAFVADIKEMFHQILIRRVDQDSQRFFFRGMDRSMPPDVYVMMVMIFGAVSSPSMAQFIKNFNAKELEEVFPGVERAVLKQHYVDDFFDCADTEEDAVELVQRVIKVHKHGGFKLTKFLSNSEVILNSLDRESIAENDTGTTSVLGIVWDLRSDEFVFSLEFPKLIECFRTGESIPTKRQLLRFMMGIFDPLCLLSPITIQLKIIFQELWRLQIGWDDEIPDGLASRWNEWLRETAKLKEVRVSRYYFPELPSFSNAELHAFSDASDKAFACAIYMVHRQGR